A genomic segment from Aspergillus puulaauensis MK2 DNA, chromosome 1, nearly complete sequence encodes:
- a CDS encoding uncharacterized protein (COG:G;~EggNog:ENOG410PMTW;~InterPro:IPR005828,IPR003663,IPR036259,IPR020846;~PFAM:PF00083,PF07690;~TransMembrane:11 (o110-128i140-161o167-184i196-218o230-250i324-346o366-387i394-413o425-448i460-477o489-511i);~go_component: GO:0016020 - membrane [Evidence IEA];~go_component: GO:0016021 - integral component of membrane [Evidence IEA];~go_function: GO:0022857 - transmembrane transporter activity [Evidence IEA];~go_process: GO:0055085 - transmembrane transport [Evidence IEA]), protein MTSNVGGTVSVRCRVGEAAALHILRNLTETDTGGQIPSIAVISVSVNFRADMHFQAASCSPAEECSWGIGYDEGGFSASVGLDSFKQDFKLLPELWTDNPSGMADRKANISSFGVLGAAFGSLLALVLTDRIGRLRSWQVFVLLWATGTFIQVFSSGILSLMLFARIWGGLGSGGLTVAAPLYLSEIAPAASRGTIVSIYMVILLSFLTIGFFINFGVESGMESGRAQYRLVQGIPLVPVGFAFFCSFFVSDTPRWLASKDRDDEALAALTRLRGSTDPDDASLALEYRAIQEQVRMKEQSLGDASTWTVIKEIAACTSYRKRFLLGVLMQTVAQWSGGNGITYYIPQIFTYAGVVGNDTSLITSGVYGVVKLVFTMVFTWGLVDIVGRRRCMLTGVGLQCITHVYLSIYMALFRGGDNKPASDAAIASVFIYAIGWSIGLCTVQYLYAAEIFPTRIRSVCYATNMALHWFFQFAIVRVTPNMLLNLDVYGAFVFWALVCAVGWALLAVMAPETKGVPMERMEELFGGRWWMGWNARVDLSETPCADAQKAGVVEIERVL, encoded by the exons ATGACTTCGAATGTTGGAGGTACTGTATCTGTTAGATGTCgggttggagaagctgctgctctgCACATACTTCGGAACTTGACCGAGACAGACACTGGCGGTCAAATCCCGAGCATCGCAGTGATTTCTGTCTCGGTCAACTTCCGAGCAGATATGCACTTCCAAGCTGCGAGTTGTTCCCCGGCTGAGGAGTGTTCCTGGGGTATAG GCTATGATGAAGGCGGATTCAGTGCTTCTGTCGGCTTGGATTCCTTCAAGCAAGACTTCAAGCTGCTGCCTGAGCTGTGGACAGACAATCCCAGTGGTATGGCCGATCGCAAAGCCAACATATCCTCATTCGGTGTTCTAGGTGCAGCGTTTggctccctcctcgccctggtTCTTACAGACAGAATCGGCCGCCTGCGATCATGGCAAGTATTTGTTTTACTCTGGGCGACCGGGACATTCATCCAGGTCTTTTCCTCGGGAATCCTTAGCTTGATGCTCTTTGCACGGATCTGGGGAGGACTCGGTTCAGGAGGCCTCACAGTCGCCGCACCGCTGTATCTGTCTGAGATTGCACCGGCCGCGTCCAGAGGAACCATTGTGAGCATCTACATGGTCATCCTGCTGTCCTTCCTCACAATCG gcttcttcatcaacttcgGCGTCGAGTCTGGAATGGAATCCGGTCGAGCCCAGTACCGTCTCGTCCAAGGAATCCCCCTCGTCCCTGTCGgattcgccttcttctgctccttttTCGTCTCCGACACTCCTCGCTGGCTCGCATCCAAAGACCGAGACGATGAAGCACTCGCGGCCCTCACGCGCCTTCGTGGCTCAACTGACCCGGACGATGCCTCTCTGGCGCTCGAATACCGCGCCATCCAAGAGCAGGTCCGGATGAAGGAGCAGAGTCTCGGTGACGCGTCCACTTGGACCGTCATCAAAGAGATCGCAGCCTGCACCAGCTACCGCAAGCGATTCCTCCTCGGGGTGCTCATGCAAACGGTTGCTCAATGGAGTGGAGGCAACGGTATCACATACTACATTCCTCAG ATCTTCACATACGCAGGAGTCGTCGGCAATGATACCTCCCTCATCACCTCGGGCGTATACGGGGTCGTCAAGCTCGTCTTCACCATGGTCTTCACCTGGGGCCTCGTCGACATCGTCGGCCGGCGCCGCTGCATGCTAACCGGCGTCGGGCTGCAGTGCATAACCCACGTATACCTGTCCATATACATGGCCCTGTTCCGGGGCGGCGATAACAAACCCGCATCAGACGCAGCCATTGCCTCTGTCTTCATCTACGCCATCGGCTGGTCCATCGGTTTGTGCACGGTGCAGTATCTATACGCAGCGGAAATCTTCCCGACGCGCATCCGCAGCGTCTGCTACGCGACAAACATGGCGCTACATTGGTTCTTCCAGTTTGCGATCGTGCGGGTGACTCCGAATATGTTGTTGAACCTGGACGTGTACGGGGCGTTTGTGTTCTGGGCGCTGGTTTGTGCGGTTGGGTGGGCCTTGCTGGCGGTGATGGCGCCGGAGACTAAGGGCGTTccgatggagaggatggaggagttgTTTGGtgggagatggtggatgggatggaatgCTAGGGTTGATTTATCAGAGACTCCGTGTGCAGATGCGCAAAAGGCCGGCGTTGTGGAGATTGAAAGGGTCTTATAG
- a CDS encoding uncharacterized protein (COG:S;~EggNog:ENOG410PMPE;~InterPro:IPR036864,IPR007219,IPR001138;~PFAM:PF00172,PF04082;~TransMembrane:1 (o524-542i);~go_function: GO:0000981 - DNA-binding transcription factor activity, RNA polymerase II-specific [Evidence IEA];~go_function: GO:0003677 - DNA binding [Evidence IEA];~go_function: GO:0008270 - zinc ion binding [Evidence IEA];~go_process: GO:0006351 - transcription, DNA-templated [Evidence IEA];~go_process: GO:0006355 - regulation of transcription, DNA-templated [Evidence IEA]) — MSAATAGKKSAFSCDRCRSRKVKCGAEQPRCARCIARKETCEYKLNPTLSYTQQLEQRVKELEDRLENAQTKGYVMSSASAAPSPSSTATVEALPRTPAKRTYSGATKGLKVDAEGAVTYHGATSFFQLPTSDLNGAVGAQDRGAFKILDGGNQRKEKLVNNAWHQRALEAFLETPEPFQFLLNIHWCWIQPLFNFVYRPAFTRDMEVLGPYYSHTLLNAILSHSVRWCKQNKQIQKLLAPYENGALFSRQARSLLFPELLSGHSKVPTVQTLLLLSAQECSAGNQTQAWLYSGMAFRLIEDMGITFTADGSHSELNLDDEDVEIRQRLFWSCYFWDKIISLYMGRTPMLQHSGMSPDQIILDDYAEHESWSPHGIVYPQGSEYPPTTAHSISCFRWMCRLSIIFNQILLHIYDPSKIHTDSEVRACLQSEGQSLKQWWDDLPDFLRIDTEHLPQHCPPSHIVTLNCLYHVFKILLYRPMLSPGNIVNENRARPEPHHLVECISSATSIITIYDLFCRSFGYEYTVLSLSYALYTALSIFLLQIQAASRPNVQAVTRLKFCTHALERLSILSPVVGSALGLVNDTLSKLGLDTLVNPANGEGRPADDTVQQHHNLGLFPAESDSTGQRQEDLDCPERFLYDFDPNEFTISDETLEAFQFLTPIEATFGISYDQEHSVIN, encoded by the exons ATGTCCGCCGCGACAGCCGGGAAAAAGTCTGCCTTTTCCTGCGACCGATGCAGGAGCAGAAAGGTCAAGTGTGGTGCCGAGCAACCCCGCTGCGCCCGCTGCATCGCACGGAAGGAGACCTGCGAGTACAAGCTCAATCCCACCTTGTCCTACACCCAGCAACTCGAACAGCGGGTCAAGGAACTGGAGGACCGTCTGGAAAATGCGCAGACGAAGGGATATGTCATgtcttctgcttcggcggcgccctctccctccagcACGGCAACGGTTGAGGCGTTGCCACGGACACCAGCAAAGAGAACCTATTCAGGGGCGACCAAGGGCCTGAAGGTTGATGCCGAGGGCGCAGTGACATACCACGGAGCGACAAGCTTCTTTCAGCTACCGACGTCGGACTTGAACGGAGCAGTCGGTGCGCAAGACCGCGGCGCCTTCAAGATTCTTGACGGGGGGAATCAGCGGAAGGAGAAGTTGGTCAACAATGCATGGCACCAGCGTGCCCTAGAAGCGTTCCTAGAAACCCCG GAACCTTTTCAGTTCCTGCTCAATATCCACTGGTGTTGGATTCAGCCCCTATTCAACTTTGTCTACCGTCCGGCCTTCACAC GAGACATGGAGGTTCTCGGCCCTTACTACTCACATACGCTGCTTAACGCCATACTCTCGCATTCCGTCCGCTGGTGCAAACAGAACAAGCAAATCCAGAAACTCCTGGCGCCGTACGAAAACGGAGCTCTCTTCTCAAGACAAGCACGCTCCTTGCTCTTCCCCGAGCTTTTAAGCGGCCACTCAAAGGTACCTACCGTGCAAactttgctgctgcttaGCGCCCAGGAATGTAGCGCAGGCAATCAAACCCAGGCTTGGCTATATAGTGGAATGGCGTTCAGGCTGATTGAGGACATGGGGATTACATTTACGGCCGATGGGAGCCACTCAGAACTAAacctcgacgacgaggacgttGAGATCCGGCAGCGACTCTTTTGGAGTTGTTATTTCTGGGACAAGATAATCAGTTTGTACATGGGGAGAACCCCAATGCTGCAGCATTCCGGCATGAGTCCTGACCAAATCATAT TGGACGACTATGCTGAGCATGAATCGTGGTCGCCTCATGGGATTGTGTACCCTCAAGGCTCAGAATAcccgccgacgacggcgcACTCTATCTCATGTTTCCGATGGATGTGCCGGCTTTCTATCATTTTCAATCAGATTCTCCTTCACATATACGACCCCTCAAAGATTCATACCGATTCAGAGGTGAGGGCCTGTTTGCAGAGCGAGGGACAATCGCTGAAGCA ATGGTGGGATGATCTTCCGGACTTCCTCAGAATCGATACAGAACACCTTCCGCAACACTGTCCTCCCAGTCACATCGTTACGCTGAA TTGTCTGTATCATGTCTTCAAGATCCTCCTGTACCGGCCAATGCTGTCCCCAGGAAACATCGTGAACGAAAATCGAGCACGGCCGGAACCCCATCATCTTGTCGAGTGCATCTCGTCTGCGACATCGATAATCACAATCTACGACCTATTCTGTCGATCATTTGGATACGAGTATACTGTTCTATCATTATCCTATGCTCTGTATACCGCTCTATcgatcttcctcctccagatccaggcTGCGTCACGCCCGAATGTGCAGGCTGTGACTCGGCTCAAGTTCTGTACCCACGCTTTGGAGCGCCTCAGCATTCTGAGCCCAG TTGTTGGCAGCGCATTAGGCCTGGTAAACGACACATTATCGAAATTAGGGCTGGACACGCTCGTCAACCCAGCGAACGGAGAAGGCAGACCCGCGGATGACACGGTACAACAGCACCATAATCTCGGATTATTTCCCGCAGAGTCCGATTCTACAGGTCAGAGGCAAGAGGATCTGGACTGTCCTGAGAGATTCCTTTATGATTTCGATCCAAACGAATTCACTATATCCGACGAGACACTCGAAGCGTTTCAGTTCCTCACTCCCATCGAAGCGACGTTTGGAATTAGCTATGACCAGGAGCACTCAGTGATTAATTGA
- a CDS encoding uncharacterized protein (COG:S;~EggNog:ENOG410PMQ4;~InterPro:IPR006680,IPR032466;~PFAM:PF04909;~go_function: GO:0016787 - hydrolase activity [Evidence IEA]), with translation MMSLSLQMRRFVTLIQKGLSGLSQLLLQLLYSRKGQSQVYLGRPVSKRIPVSRIPRGSWDSHMHVVDPVKYPLAEDALYTPTPHLLSQALLFEASTGIRNIVLVQPSIYGTDNSCLLDALRTIGPRHGRAVVTFDCATIDPSTLQKWHQWGVRGVRVNTQSSGRHMDEDELAATVRRYADIIRPYNWVLQLYVPLATAGVLERVVPELGVRVCFDHFGAPDLGGFGVLHRGDPYSLPGFRSLVNMLRRGNVYVKLSAPYRISRDGTLRDLEPVARELLNVAGMTQMVFASDWPHTRFEGLDIRPYMETLLTWCGGDEALIERVFRGNAERLWE, from the exons ATgatgtctctgtctctgcaGATGCGCCGTTTCGTCACCTTGATTCAGAAGGGTCTTTCTGGTCTTTCTCAATTGCTACTGCAGCTTTTATATTCACGCAAGGGCCAATCACAAGTCTACCTAGGACGTCCTGTCTCGAAGCGAATTCCAGTCAGCAGGATTCCGCGCGGCTCTTGGGACAGCCATATGCATGTA GTCGACCCAGTCAAGTACCCGCTCGCCGAAGACGCACTGTACACTCCCACCCCCCATCTCCTCTCCCAGGCGCTACTCTTCGAGGCCTCAACCGGAATCCGCAATATCGTCTTAGTCCAGCCGTCTATCTACGGAACCGACAACTCCTGCCTGCTCGACGCCCTTCGAACAATAGGACCCCGGCACGGCCGCGCCGTAGTAACCTTCGACTGCGCCACAATCGACCCTTCAACGCTCCAGAAATGGCACCAGTGGGGGGTTCGAGGGGTCCGCGTCAACACGCAATCCAGCGGTAGACacatggacgaggacgagctgGCGGCGACGGTACGGCGATACGCGGACATTATACGGCCGTACAACTGGGTCCTGCAGCTATACGTCCCGCTGGCTACAGCCGGCGTCTTGGAGAGGGTTGTACCAGAGCTGGGGGTGAGGGTTTGCTTCGATCATTTTGGGGCCCCGGATCTGGGTGGCTTTGGCGTCTTGCATCGCGGCGACCCGTACAGCCTTCCGGGGTTTCGCTCGCTCGTTAACATGCTGCGGCGAGGTAATGTGTACGTCAAGCTTTCGGCGCCGTATAGGATCAGTAGAGATGGCACGTTGAGGGACTTGGAGCCGGTTGCGAGGGAATTGTTGAACGTCGCTGGAATGACCCAGATGGTGTTCGCTAGTGACTGGCCGCATACGCGGTTCGAGGGACTGGATATCAGGCCCTATATGGAGACATTATTGACCTGGTGCGGGGGGGACGAAGCTCTGATTGAGAGAGTGTTCAGAGGTAACGCTGAGAGGTTATGGGAATAG
- a CDS encoding uncharacterized protein (COG:C;~EggNog:ENOG410PI3U;~InterPro:IPR018108,IPR023395,IPR002067;~PFAM:PF00153;~go_process: GO:0055085 - transmembrane transport [Evidence IEA]), whose amino-acid sequence MEKTRNVQQGSSAAVSTRLLAGGMAGATETMITYPFEFVKTLRQLPKSKVTPQPSSFSLLRSTVRTHGIPGLYAGCTALATSNALKASVRFFGFSSGKKRFTSLEIFNENTATMLAGVAAGTAESVLVVTPAESLKTRMIEANRRGAELVNPSIARMAKEIIEKDGVGGFWRGTAPVIGKQAVNSGVRFTTFGMLQREVAERWPEAAGTVGTTLAIGALSGIATVYASMPFDNVKTRIQSAGHAHNGMLDCATDIARKEGFRAFWRGTTPRLMRLMLSSGITFTVYEQVVQFVSWKPPI is encoded by the exons ATGGAAAAGACACGCAATGTACAGCAGGGCAGCTCGGCAGCAGTCAGTACACGACTGCTAGCGGGTGGCATGGCAGGGGCAACAGAGACAATGATAACG TATCCCTTTGAGTTTGTCAAAACTCTTCGCCAGTTGCCTAAAAGCAAAGTCACGCCCCAGCCTTCGTCCTTTTCCCTCCTTCGTTCCACAGTTCGCACCCATGGCATCCCTGGACTATACGCGGGCTGCACTGCTCTCGCGACCAGCAATGCACTCAAAGCTTCGGTCAGGTTTTTTGGCTTCTCCAGCGGTAAAAAGCGGTTCACGTCATTGGAGATCTTCAATGAGAATACAGCAACGATGCTGGCTGGCGTCGCAGCTGGGACTGCAGAGTCGGTTCTTGTCGTTACACCAGCCGAGTCCCTGAAGACAAGGATGATCGAGGCAAATAGGCGCGGCGCAGAGCTTGTAAACCCGAGCATAGCCAGGATGGCGAAGGAAATTATAGAAAAGGACGGCGTCGGCGGCTTCTGGAGAGGCACTGCGCCGGTGATAGGTAAACAGGCTGTGAATTCTGGGGTGAGATTCACGACCTTTGGCATGCTACAGCGCGAGGTTGCGGAACGATGgcctgaagctgctgggaCGGTCGGCACAACGTTGGCGATCGGCGCCCTGAGTGGGATTGCGACTGT ATACGCCTCGATGCCATTCGATAACGTCAAGACGCGCATTCAAAGTGCTGGACACGCACATAATGGTATGCTTGACTGTGCAACAGATATTGCGCGGAAGGAAGGGTTCAGGGCTTTTTGGCGAGGTACGACGCCGCGACTCATGCGATTAATG CTTTCAAGCGGCATAACATTCACAGTATATGAACAAGTCGTTCAATTCGTCAGTTGGAAGCCGCCAATATGA
- a CDS encoding uncharacterized protein (COG:S;~EggNog:ENOG410PX3F;~SECRETED:SignalP(1-22)): MVALPISKFLFLSSALFASTYALKLNAVWASGDWSAIGPPGGQGSNGHTDGFSLVNEAGETVWSESYPDGYTACGGGYGHTFALTGGCFLEGTEYHFNCWSKSIQPSKCSIRNKDGSNIALADGQSSTHFIGIALGIDGYCGTSWDLGDVDCPADTQGFKATYLGDDPGL, from the coding sequence ATGGTCGCGCTTCCTATTTCCAAGTTTCTCTTCCTGAGCAGTGCCCTTTTCGCCTCCACTTACGCCTTGAAGCTCAACGCCGTCTGGGCCTCTGGAGACTGGTCAGCCATCGGCCCTCCCGGTGGACAAGGAAGCAACGGCCACACCGACGGCTTCTCTCTCGTCAATGAAGCCGGTGAGACTGTCTGGAGCGAGTCTTACCCGGACGGCTATACAGCCTGCGGCGGCGGGTATGGCCACACCTTCGCTCTGACCGGTGGGTGTTTCCTTGAGGGAACCGAGTACCATTTCAATTGCTGGAGCAAATCGATCCAGCCGTCCAAGTGCTCCATCAGGAACAAGGATGGAAGCAACATCGCCCTTGCGGATGGCCAGTCTAGCACCCATTTCATCGGTATTGCGCTGGGTATAGATGGGTACTGCGGTACCTCCTGGGACTTGGGCGATGTTGATTGCCCTGCCGACACGCAAGGCTTCAAAGCTACTTACCTTGGTGATGACCCAGGACTATAG